Part of the Panulirus ornatus isolate Po-2019 chromosome 28, ASM3632096v1, whole genome shotgun sequence genome, AGCTACGTATTCTTGCTACGGTAGCAGTATGCTGTGCTGTATCGGGCTGGTTCATGAGTACCAGAAGtaagtgaaaagagagagagagagagagagagagagagagagagagagagagagagagagagagagagagagagagagagagagagagagagagagagagagagagagagagagagagagagagagagagagagagagtatccattACGAATATGTGTTGCCAAAAGGTAAGGGGTATAGCACGTAGCGCTCATCGCAGGAATATCCACAATTAACGGAAGACGAGTTGCCCGAGTTACGTATTATATAGCAGGAAATAATCTGCAGAAATACACATAGAACTTGTATAGAAGATATagaggagagcaaaaatgatagtcctagaattaagagagatgagttactgGCGAAGGTCAGAGGTTTTAACTTTGCCCACCtttgaggagagaagagtgacagGTGACCTTATCATAGCTTTTAAGTTGTTAGAACACTTCGAACATATTGAAAAGTTATtcaagagaaaaaggaagatgagaaccagagaccataaaATGCAATTAATCAGATAACTTATTAAGAAATATGTGAAGACGTACTTTTATAGtttgagtagtggatgaatggaatagaataaaagaagaaatagtTAAAGTAGACAACACACAGAAATTTGAGAGACCTCTTAAAGAGAATTTTCAAACGACTGGGGTCCTACGAGTGTCAAagtccctccccgtatagcacagaTAGGTCATTCcaaatcacacactcacactgaggCAGAAACACTGACAATAGAGATAGACACATCAGGCTTGTCATAGTGAAAACTAACTCCTTCCGTCCTTCTCCCACAGGTCTGTCCAAAGCCTACAACGACGACTTGGGGATCTACGAGTACcgtgactactactactaccaggaGGAGGGCCTCAGCTCACCCACCTTCCTGGCGCGACCCCAGACCTTCACAGTGGAGGTGGGCCAGTCCGTCATCATCCCGTGCGACGTCGACAACCCAGGTCggtttcacctctctctctctctctctctctctctctctctctctctctctctctctctctctctctctctctcttcttccactgTATGGAAAGCTCATCAGAATATTTCACTTCGCATGGCAACAATGGACTCGAGCGGCTTTCGTCAGTGATCTGACGCAAACATGCATAACCTTTTCCCTGTCATATGCCATAAGGACGCTCTATGTACACTTGGTATTAGATGGGTGAGTCGAAATCAGAACTAAGACCATGATATAAACTTCAGAGAGTTAGCTCATCACTGAGTGCTTACGTATCCATCAGGCACCAAGAAAACTCACTGAAAACAACATTGTACAAATTTGCCttattcctcctcatcctctgttgATATCTGTATTTTTCCTCTTCCGAGGCAGCGTAACTCAAGGCCTCACTGGTATTTCGCAACTGTTCGAGCACAGACCAACCACACTTTGGAAATACTGTAGAAGTGCAGTGCACAAACGCATTTAAACTAACATGAAATCAAAGTTAGATACTGTGTATTTTCCCTCGAGGGAACGGAAGAGCGTAATATTTTAAATGGCATCTCTGGTGGGAGTTCAGATGCACTTCCTTTTCTGACGGGAAGTGTCGCTGGCTGCAACATAGTAAAGTAGCATGCAGGAGGTTAGTGCTGGACAAGGGGACTGAGGCAGTCGCAAGCGACATTCAGTTttccgcgtctgcgaggtagcgccggaaacagacgaagaaaggcagcatccgctcacatccattctctatgtcATGTgaaatacatcgaaaccacagtcctctatccacaaccaggccctacagatctttccatggtttctcttgggcgcttgacatgccctggttcagtccattgacagcacgtcgactctgtataccttatcgttccaattaactttatCCCGCGCATGTTAttcaccctcctgcctcttcAAACCTTGATCGTTCAAAGtctttctcacttttttctttcttttccaatcaaactcacacccccaactaacctgtccctctaccttgctaaataaccttgtttttattcatatttactctccatttcctcctttcacacactgtaccaaactcagtcaccaactgctgcattttctctttcctttggGTCCTCAGGAGGGAAGCTGAGACTGATCATCAAGAAGGTACCAGCTCACGGTGGCAGTGAGAAGCTGGTGTCGGTCGGAAGCGACAGAGTGATACCTAACCCGCGGATGACAGTGGATGGGTCACGTCTCACCATCTCCCATGCCCGTCCACGCGACGCCGGCACTTTCATCTGCCATTTCGACTCGGATCCTCCTTTACAGCTGAGGCACACGCTGAATGTCCAATACGCACCCACCATCAGAGCCATGGGCCCTCCCGAGCAACACGTGCCTAAAGGTACTAGCCTGACGCTGGTGTGCGAGGCGCAAGGCAACCCCGATCCCATCATTCGCTGGTCTCGGCAGGGAGGTTCTCTGCCATCGGGACAAAACAGCCAACAGGTCAGGAACAAGGAATTAACACATTACTGAGCCTTGCAGGGTATCTAATCACTAGCTTTAAGATCTTAAAAAAGGGCACTTGATTCAATCGGGTGAAAAATGGGGATTGATTCAAACAGGTTAAAGTAGTTTTAAGACAGGTTTGCCAAAGCACGAAGCTGAACTAATACATTCTTCTTAGGGCAACACGCTGACGCTGGAGAACGTTGATCTTCACATGGAGGGTATGTATCTGTGTACAGCTGACAACGGCATTGGCGAACCAGCCTCCGCCGCTATGTCCATCACCGTTGAATACCCGCCAGAGATCTTCAAACAACAGGTGAATCTCCCGCTTGGTCTTATATCGTGTCTCCGTAACAGAAAAACGTATCGATTAGAAGCAAGAATACGAGAGTTGTGTTAGAGAGGAAATAtactcctttttctgttctctACAAATGTATGACACCTAGATTGAATgttcatatatatgatataaagaattCTAATGATAGCATGCATAGTATACGATATTCTCTCCTATAGAAGATAAGAATTGTTATTTCTGCAGTCTGTGGTGAGGACGGGTGAGGGGGACAATGTTGAGCTGGCATGTGTGGTGCACGGCCGACCACCGCCCAATGTGGTGTGGACCCGCGACGGACACCCGCTGCCAGACACCCTCATGGACACCCATCTGTTTCTGCCCGAGCAGCCCACCCAAGCCCACGCCACCTACGAAACCCACCTGACCCAGGTACAAGTCGCCCAccgccacacactcaccatcaaacACGTCACGGAAAAGGATTTTGGAGCGTATGTGTGCATCGCTGAGAACGCCCACGGCCAAAAGAACGCTGTCATACAGATGACAGGTACGgttgtatctctgacacctgcaACATACCTTAGATATAAGCTTTAATAGTGGTTAGGTTCTGGGGAAGTAGATATACTCTTTAGCAGTGGTTATGTTCTGGGGAAGTAGATATGCTCTTTAGCAGTGGTTATGTTCTGGGGAAGTAGATATACTCTTTAGCAGTGGCTATGC contains:
- the LOC139757835 gene encoding protein amalgam-like translates to MDVPLCSTLLTLMILTSQGLSKAYNDDLGIYEYRDYYYYQEEGLSSPTFLARPQTFTVEVGQSVIIPCDVDNPGGKLRLIIKKVPAHGGSEKLVSVGSDRVIPNPRMTVDGSRLTISHARPRDAGTFICHFDSDPPLQLRHTLNVQYAPTIRAMGPPEQHVPKGTSLTLVCEAQGNPDPIIRWSRQGGSLPSGQNSQQGNTLTLENVDLHMEGMYLCTADNGIGEPASAAMSITVEYPPEIFKQQSVVRTGEGDNVELACVVHGRPPPNVVWTRDGHPLPDTLMDTHLFLPEQPTQAHATYETHLTQVQVAHRHTLTIKHVTEKDFGAYVCIAENAHGQKNAVIQMTGLPKPPHVTSSPTGGESTRYTLSWETESYYPITEFLIKYRKTHLGAWHTNSSRVKSGAWMNVSREVDSEAVTELRRHSMFYTLEGLEVATDYVAVVRVRNKYGWSAESANFSFSTKKVMAVLPSTSGARCQAASSLLPLLLLLLVTLATTKWDGIPRVGEVSLPTTARRRRAVPLITRLTRGSGQEANIWSGVRDGEGFRLHTSR